The Triplophysa dalaica isolate WHDGS20190420 chromosome 18, ASM1584641v1, whole genome shotgun sequence genome includes the window AggtgtttttacagtgttttggtTCTGTAAGCCTGTGAACCTAACAGATCTTTGTTTAGTGTTTTGCCTCCGCTGAGATGAACCGCTCCTACATTTAACTCTTTCCTCATCATCTGATGatgaaaaaaattcaatatcATCTTCAGACCGTTTTTCTGTAAACTTGACTCCTTTTGGAAGGCAGCTCTTTGCGGCATTCATGCAATCGTTGCGTTTATGAAATTTTGGCGAAACAACCTCCAGATCTGCCGACTCTATGTGCATTTGTTGAACAACATGAGAAGTGTGACCTGATTTTGTCAGTCCTCGATATCCATGATGTTTTCCACTAGGAACTTCCTTCATCTCCTCAGAATGACTGGGGTTACTAGAATCTTCTTCACTGCTGTCTGTTTCCTGTTGTTCTCTCTGAGCTAAATGTTGTTGGAGCAGTCTATAAAGGCCTATGTTGCCGATAGAAGAATCACCAGGTCCCATATCCTCTCCTGTGATGGGATTTGAGGACTTCTGCCTGGAGCAGCAGGGATCTTCATCCTCACTTGCACTGCTGAAGTCTAACACCTCAGCTGGTTTGAAACTGGTGACTGTTGACCCAGCTGCTCGCTCAGTTGAAGTGTCTGCTGACTTAGGATCCTGAGGTCAACCAAGATGGTCCATTAGTTTTCACATCGTTCAAAATTACAAtcgtttcatcatttactcgtcctCATGtcttttccaaacctgtatgacttccttctgcagaagatatttcgaagaattttggtaaccaaacaacactggcctcccattgacttccactgtatggacacaaaaccactcaaaatatcttcttgcatgttccacagaagaaaaagtcataaacaggttttgaaaaacatgagggtgaattaatggtaacatattttgacaaattcGTAATTGAAAATGATCCGCTCcctttcctttaaaaacaaatagacattttaaatataaagtatgGGGAAACACAGTCAGCACCCGTCCTCTCCGAAAACAAATGTGTAAGGTTCGTTCCAGAAGAACACTTAGATAAGGCCTCTCCTGAATAAATAAATGCGGTATAGACAGTACGTTTCTGTGTGGTCTCCACCATTGGTTTTGAGAGGGGGTTGATTATGACCATGTGTTCGCCATAATACCGTGGGAACAGATGGATGATGGGAGAGTCGGGTGGGAAAGAGAAGCGTTTTAGACACGGGTCTGTGAAAGGGTGGATACTCACAGCCTCCTGCATCCTCTCGTCCAGAGCTTGCGTTTTGGCCGTCATCATCCCCACCTCCACTCTGCCCTCCCTCTGTGGGCGAAACACGCCATTCCCATCATGTCAATGAGAAGGAATTCGATTTGTGTAAATAGATCATTAAAGGCATGTCATAAGGGACACGCATGGTCTGGTCTCACAGGCATCTGTGCATTCTTTGGAAACTCCgaattacaatttatatttctATAATCAAAACGGTTGTCAATTGGAAAAAGTGTTaacttaatatttatgtttctgACCTCCAGAATGCGGTGTGTTAGGCAGGTGCCATCAGTCTGCAGGCGGAACAGATTGTGGATGCCGAACAACTCTCCAGCCTGGCCATCTGTACCCTGAACAGCTTCGAAGTAGCGTCGCGCGTTCTCACAGCCCATCACTGATGTCTGAAGTTGCTATAGCAAACAATTAAAGACCTTCGttgaaaataactttattaagttgtatatactgtttttattacattgttaAGGTAGATTTATATGCAAGCCGTTTGACTATTGAAAAATGCACCTGTTTGTATATCTGGCGAAGGTATATGATCTCCTCCACTGTTCCCAAAGAGATGAGTCTAAAAACCGTCACATCCCTGCACTGGCCTATGCGATACGCCCTGtgaattaaaacagaaaaataaaagcaacagtAAAACAAGTACATAGCGTTtactgtccgttcaaccacatctctcacaacatttaaaaccctttctctcaacaggtagtggtctagcttttgttgaaaccagtaactttgtattggcacctgatgtattatggctcctgtatgaactttcgcttattgctcctaaactctttgtaagtcgctttggataaaagcgtctgctaaatgtctaaatgtaaaatattctgttagaaaggtatttggaagaatgcttgtgaccaaacagtccttggccaccattgactaccatagtaggaacatttctttataaaattattttgttttgttgaacacataaGATGTACAAGTTgaaaaatgagataactctgtttttaacatttttcaaaaatcatgtttttattgtgttttattgtgttagttagctgtatttttgagttattatggcttaaaacgaaacaaaccaactgcagtttgattgatattaattgtaaagcacaataaaaaaaacatcattattgaaaaatgttaaGAACGGAGTTATCtccttttggaaccaaactctttatatttcctactatggcatttaatggtggccaaaaactgttacaagcattcttccaaatatctttttctgtgttcattagatcaaatacatttaaacagatttggaacaacatgagtgtgagtaaatcaCCATCCTTTAAACTTTGTATGTTCACCTGTCAATAGCCTGAAGATCATTAGCAGGATTCCACGTTGGATCAAACAGCACAACAACATTCGCTCCGACGAAGTTGAGGCCAAGCCCACCAGCCCTTAGAGCAAACAACAGAAGATCCTAGTGAATCaggaaaaatgttttcatgactTTGTAAATCACAGACGTAATGAACACTCACAGAGTAGACACCAAACACAGGTTGATATCCCGAGAGCTGTTGAATTCCTTCACTATCTTCACTCTGTCCTTAGACTTGGTGTTTCCATCCAACCGGCGGTACTCCAGACCCTCAGCCATACAGTAGCTCTCCAGAACATCTAGCAGCTGTGTAAAACAAATAGATGTCCATCTCACGCTTCATATTCAtcgtgaaaaacaaaaataaaattcgcTTTTTCGTTTGGCTTTAAGTCTGATTCCACAAATCTGCATGAAGGTTTCCAGTCGTTGAAATGAACTACACAGTGTTTACTTGCCATGCTGTACACATCGGCACCTCACCTtggtggagagagagaagagtagaacattgtcttttttcacgATAAAGTGATTTAGCAGCTTTTGGAGAACCTGAAAGAACAAAATCAGCACTTGATATCAGGTGCGAAGACAATCGTGCATAACACAACATGTGATCAGAatgagaaaacagaaaaaactgtGTGTCGGTCCATATGCACTAGGCATTACAGAGCAGGCTGGGGCGTTTCAATCTATCGCTGATGTTTCAGAAACCAAACGTCCATTCTTGTAAAAACGCCAGTAACTCAGCATCTGCCAATAACAGCACCCTCAAGATGCTCTGGTTGAAGGGAGGGGGAATCTTTGAAAGGAAAGCCTGAGGAAACGTTAAATACTGTCCTTGTTATTACCCGAGGAAGTGTATACACAGCATGTGAGACACGACAGCTCAGGGCCAGTGCTTGACCACAAGAGGGTTTATTAATCTCCATACGGCCACGGAAAAACTGAAAGGCATCTTGGATTCTATGgtccaaaatgtgttttaatgatgtGGACATGCCTATTTCAACAGCCGTAATGTGCCACTGATATATgattatcttatttttgataaGACGAAATAATGACTCACCTTCATTTTTCCACTGTACATTGGATCAGACATCGCCTCAAATGAGGCCGTTTTGCACCTCTCTGTAAAATCCGGAAATTTTCTAAAAACTTTCTCGCAAATGGCTGTCACATATTTATCCTGTCGgaaaagaaatatttacaaaaacaaccaATCTGTGATTTATGGGAAAATGTTCAGTTTTTTATTAGTTACCTGTTTTTTGCTGGTTCCTTCTCTGGACTGCAGTAGTGCGACATGATTGGCCACCTTCCTAAGTATGGCGAGATAACTAAAGTAAAGGTAACGGACAGGCACGCCGTCTGCGTTTAATTTGTAGCAGCATTTCTTTCGTGGACGCCCAGTGCCACACGGACACTTTCCTGAGCTTTGCAACAACAGGGTCACATCATCAGTATCCAGCACAGCTTGGTATACTGTCTGCTGAAAATCTGTGAGAGAGCAATACACCACCTGAATGGAACAAGATCGGAGTATCATGAAACATCAGCTGAAATCTCTTGGTTTCGATGAATAGAGCTACTTGAACTTACTCTATCGTCTTTCTTAGGTAGCTGGTCACTGATGAGGGCTTTTGTTCTTCTGAGGAACCAACGGGAGAGCTTTTTTCCTAGATCCTTAACTGCTTTACGTCCTTCTGCCAGAGCTCTTTTTGTCACGGTGTGTTTCTGCCCGTGCTCAATGGGGTCcgaaaatctgtttttaaacccCGCCAGTGAGCCTAGGCATCCAGGGATGGCCCTATGAAACAAgcgttgaaaatgaaaattctttcatcatttacttagtCACATGTCATTTAGAACCTGTAtaacttcctttcttctgcagaacacgaaaggagatatttaaaaacaaattgtaaccaaacaacatcggaccccattgacttccattgtatagataCAAAAccattgaaacatttcacaaaacatctaaatttgtgttccagagaagaatggtcatatacatgttttggaCAACATTAGAGGGAATATTTAGGGGTTTAACTATCTATTTGGGAAGCTCACAAGTCTTTGGAACACTGCTGTACTAGtaggttaaaaaataaagggtGGTTTCGAAAAGTGTAGGATCCATGTAAAGTCTCACCAGTCCATAACACACCACAGCTCCTCTAGGTTGTTTTGAAGAATAGTTCCTGTCAGGCCAACCCTCACTTTACATCTAATCTCCTTCATGGCCTGAGTGATTTGGGACTTGTGGTTCTTTATTTTATGAGCTTCATCCACAATGACAGCGGCCCAATCGATACTGTACAGAATTACACAAGATACagaattaaaaagaaagaaagaagaaaacatGAACACTTTATTGTAtactagttcacccaaaaatttaaattctgtcatcagacgaaagaaagtcatacaggtttaaaatgtcatgagggcgagtaaatcatgacagaattttaattttggggtgaactatcctggAATAAAATGGGAGTCAAATGaagtacttttattttgtattatttgtcatttaatttcaGTATCTCAGTTTATGATCCGCAGGTTTCAAATGTTGTATGGAAATGAATGCCAGAATTTTAATATTCCAGTTTATgtataattacaaataaatacttaTAACTTGTGGCTGTAGCATATAAACCTTGCACAAAATGCAAGCGATCGCAGCAGATGAGTTcgatatttcattttttcttacaTATTGGCAAACTGCCATTCTTTTCTGTCAGACACAACGACTCTTTAGAAATGTACCTGTTAAACTGGTCCAGACAGAGTCTGAAGGTCTCATAAGTAGTAAGAGCAATCTCACATCTTCCTCTCTGTACACGCACCAGCTCCTCTTCCTTCCTCCCACCGTGAACAATTACAACTCTGAAGTGACCCCACGTGTCAAATTCATCTTTCCAATTATATAGAACAGAGAGCGGCGCCACAATGAGGAACACCTACATAGAAAATACAACATTACAACAAATTGTACAATAAAGAAATAGTACCCTTAATATGCAGTAATGCAAGAAATAAAACAGCTGATAATTGATACCTTTTGAACTTTGGGATGTACTGGTGATTTTTGTGACATCAAAAATTGAGGCCTGTTGTTTTCAACATCTTCCCATGTACCTGTTTTCCGCAGAACAGCCGCTAGGAAGCCTATAACCTAACAGAGCAAAGGTCAAATCAGAGATGTCCTATTACAAATGGAAACATTGTACATCTGCATCCACGTACCTGAACGGTCTTTCCAAGGCCCATGTCATCACCCAAAATGCATCCTCTGGATTTGGCGTAGTTATAATAGATGAATTTAATGCCATCTCGCTGGTAGTCTCTCAAATATCGATTGATGGTGTACGGAACTTTCACATCACTTCCTGACACCAGAAATGGCTCGGAGGGACCCGGTGGTCTCTGGTTACTGTGAAACAGAGGCCTCTCATTCTCATACTGGGAAACAGAGGCACTGGTATCCTGAAACTTTGATGCTCCAGAGTCTTCCTCCGCCATCTCCACTGAGAGATACGACAGGTGTTATCTAGAAAATGATGTGTTTGGTTGTGACAGGCTTCTTTTTGAGAGCAGCACAAGAGGTTGTTTCAAGACTGGGAGAGGCTTTACGTCTGACCTGCAATAGGTGAAAGCAAAAcgatttcaaaatgtaaatctaaatacAGTTTTTGCTATTCTTCATCTGATCAACAAACAGTcctaaatacaataaaaaaatggtaaaactaAAAGTGAAACTTAACCAAAAACTTGGCTTTTAAGAGCAATAGTGAATGTAGTAAGTCAAATCAGAGCAAAGGTACTTCATGCTAGAATCAAAACTCCTAAACAGACGAGTTTAATACAGATATGTACAATCTAATATACGTGTTACGATTACATTAAATAGATATTCAAACGTTTATTCGTTAACTGTAACAGTCAAATCAGCCGGTTTAGTCTTACCATGATTCAGATCCGTTTCGCTGCTGTTTCTGAGCTCATCACGGATATCTTTTGGCTGTAATGCAAACTATAAAGTCACCGGTTGGAGTTTATAATAAGCAGATGTGTGTATTCATCTGCATGTCCATTATACGTGTCTATATTCTCATCAACATAGCAACGGCTGCACACACAAGTCCCGCACGGAAGTGGGCgcgtttatttactcatttttgTCATCGGAACAGCACTTTCCACACAAACGCTGAGAGGACCTTAAATACAGACGCGGAAAATGTTAAGACACCGTTTTctgatttaaatatatatattttataggtatgtgtttatgaaaaaaaatctatattttaaaataaaaatgaaaactgaagaaacttgttaaaataacagaaaatatgcgaattattttttcagacctcaaatactgcagataaaacaagttcatatgtacttttaagcaatacatttGTAGATGTGTTTAAGAAaagttaaaggagtagttcactttcaaaataaattttaaagataatttactgacccccatgtcatccaggATGTGTATATCtattttttctttagtcgaaaagaaatgaaggtttttgataaacattccaggattttctccatatagtggacttcaatggactccaatgactgaaggtcaaaatgaaagtttcagtgcagcttcaaagggctttaaacgataaccagacgatgaataaacGATTGGTAAATG containing:
- the ercc6l2 gene encoding LOW QUALITY PROTEIN: DNA excision repair protein ERCC-6-like 2 (The sequence of the model RefSeq protein was modified relative to this genomic sequence to represent the inferred CDS: inserted 2 bases in 2 codons); the encoded protein is MAEEDSGASKFQDTSASVSQYENERPLFHSNQRPPGPSEPFLVSGSDVKVPYTINRYLRDYQRDGIKFIYYNYAKSRGCILGDDMGLGKTVQVIGFLAAVLRKTGTWEDVENNRPQFLMSQKSPVHPKVQKVFLIVAPLSVLYNWKDEFDTWGHFRVVIVHGGRKEEELVRVQRGRCEIALTTYETFRLCLDQFNSIDWAAVIVDEAHKIKNHKSQITQAMKEIRCKVRVGLTGTILQNNLEELWCVMDWAIPGCLGSLAGFKNRFSDPIEHGQKHTVTKRALAEGRKAVKDLGKKLSRWFLRRTKALISDQLPKKDDRVVYCSLTDFQQTVYQAVLDTDDVTLLLQSSGKCPCGTGRPRKKCCYKLNADGVPVRYLYFSYLAILRKVANHVALLQSREGTSKKQDKYVTAICEKVFRKFPDFTERCKTASFEAMSDPMYSGKMKVLQKLLNHFIVKKDNVLLFSLSTKLLDVLESYCMAEGLEYRRLDGNTKSKDRVKIVKEFNSSRDINLCLVSTLAGGLGLNFVGANVVVLFDPTWNPANDLQAIDRAYRIGQCRDVTVFRLISLGTVEEIIYLRQIYKQQLQTSVMGCENARRYFEAVQGTDGQAGELFGIHNLFRLQTDGTCLTHRILEREGRVEVGMMTAKTQALDERMQEADPKSADTSTERAAGSTVTSFKPAEVLDFSSASEDEDPCCSRQKSSNPITGEDMGPGDSSIGNIGLYRLLQQHLAQREQQETDSSEEDSSNPSHSEEMKEVPSGKHHGYRGLTKSGHTSHVVQQMHIESADLEVVSPKFHKRNDCMNAAKSCLPKGVKFTEKRSEDDIEFFSSSDDEERVKCRSGSSQRRQNTKQRSVRFTGLQNQNTVKTPESDKTHCRDKGNTGTVDTLLGGLQHVSYTHSNQKVVGSSRAEDRLSRAAVRDVFELNKHSQLPANQLLDSSETPSQSCESVLTDHSTGRQTLPACDRPHMEYPVTHFIKTSHRHKNITFIVGETPSSICRNQLEDMARFFXAVSVQDFAEEILKSDSAQRLSRLQSFYSQKSPELKDIIKKTFPKPYAEPKPPTSTPPSMSGTARQRPTSKRALPNAPQVEVPAPAVEDQRGTSKKKRISLTETFELHHHHSTDLRNNKIKTFTDDSDQSMHRSSSFKSTSSGHLQRSWAPVEERRTSGRRSFKDKEHPSCLVSTQDCEASSSTQTKSSLITDLIGDTSILNDLFKSKKKXLERPREATVLTHAEKAKSRGKDFWDILNEGNEESINKLTDLSEVEKICNTVGVSAKSRRNNESQSSQLWKKNEKFLWKIE